In the Euphorbia lathyris chromosome 5, ddEupLath1.1, whole genome shotgun sequence genome, one interval contains:
- the LOC136228744 gene encoding mitochondrial ATP-independent inner membrane protease subunit 1b-like has protein sequence MNHFFIKSLAVDRYLINRKLFTLAYCYGPCMVPTINLSGEYFLAEKISHRIGKVRTGDIVLIRSPTEKITKRVKGMEGDSVTYVIDPNNSDETNTVVIPKGHVWVEGDNIYNSKDSRVFGPVPYGLLCGRIFWRLWPPHRVGPMGRKEK, from the exons ATGAATCATTTTTTCATAAAAAGCTTAGCAGTCGACAGATACCTCATCAACAGAAAACTCTTCACTTTAGCATAT TGTTACGGCCCCTGCATGGTCCCCACAATCAACCTCTCTGGTGAATATTTCCTTGCCGAAAAAATCTCCCACCGGATCGGCAAGGTTAGAACTGGTGATATTGTTCTTATTCGATCTCCCACCGAAAAAATCACAAAGCGTGTAAAAGGCATGGAGGGTGATTCTGTAACCTATGTTATTGATCCCAATAACAGTGATGAAACAAATACAGTTGTG ATACCTAAGGGGCACGTTTGGGTAGAAGGAGATAACATATACAATTCCAAAGACTCTAGAGTTTTTGGGCCGGTGCCTTATGGCCTTCTTTGTGGAAGAATATTTTGGAGG TTATGGCCACCACACCGTGTCGGACCTATGGGACGAAAAGAGAAGTGA